In Thunnus thynnus chromosome 4, fThuThy2.1, whole genome shotgun sequence, a genomic segment contains:
- the cep15 gene encoding centrosomal protein 15 isoform X1 gives MVRTQESVKLLRMGATVPEEMELIEKHEEISLGRRAQLLEQMESHREQLQIQRKQQLREFEAARHRNNTLLQDLQKIEERLRGKQLPHPNLLALETKYWASVEESTPAWEHFLLGKGPHPTDDPGQPPRRAKQKPGTAKNQGLPPRPKPRSAR, from the exons ATGGTTAGGACTCAAGAAAGTGTTAAGTTACTAAGAATGGGTGCTACTGTACCCGAAGAGATGGAATTAATTGAGAAACACGAGGAAAT cagtttaggaagGAGAGCACAGCTGCTGGAGCAGATGGAGAGccacagagagcagctgcagaTCCAGAGGAAGCAGCAGTTGAGGGAGTTTGAGGCTGCTCGCCACAGGAACAATACACTGCTGCAG GATTTACAGAAGATAGAGGAACGCCTCAGAGGGAAACAGCTGCCCCATCCAAACCTCCTCGCTCTGGAG aCAAAATATTGGGCGTCTGTGGAAGAGTCCACCCCGGCCTGGGAGCACTTCCTCCTGGGTAAAGGCCCACACCCCACTGACGACCCAGGACAGCCACCCAGGAGAGCCAAGCAGAAACCTGGCACAGCTAAAAACCAGGGCCTGCCTCCTCGCCCCAAACCCAGGTCTGCTAGATAG
- the fezf2 gene encoding fez family zinc finger protein 2, whose protein sequence is MASSASLETVMSCGRTGPSAAPKTLAFSIDRIMSKSSEPKGSSEERSEGKKLLGLCSPIPCMIPLQPFSYDLQAKALMNYSELWRASFRGTFCGSAAAPCKGNCGVCGKAEPGLKQPLLTPGSRVVKPQVIHQALAVPSSGSLYYLNYLDTAYQQSELLAGHWFSSPQAQASLSAHHRLLLLENAKLAGVGTEKLPTPQYPHKEHLPGQLDQIVKDNHGLSAEKNGVKTHSKLGSGAADGKPKNFTCEVCGKVFNAHYNLTRHMPVHTGARPFVCKVCGKGFRQASTLCRHKIIHTQEKPHKCNQCGKAFNRSSTLNTHVRIHAGYKPFVCEFCGKGFHQKGNYKNHKLTHSGEKQYKCSICNKAFHQIYNLTFHMHTHNDKKPFTCATCGKGFCRNFDLKKHIRKLHDNSFSSATEASRELQS, encoded by the exons atGGCAAGTTCTGCCTCTCTTGAGACGGTGATGTCTTGCGGTAGGACCGGACCGTCCGCGGCTCCCAAGACCCTGGCCTTCTCCATAGACCGGATCATGTCCAAGAGCTCGGAACCGAAGGGGAGCTCGGAGGAGCGGTCAGAGGGGAAGAAGCTGCTGGGGCTGTGCTCCCCGATTCCCTGCATGATTCCACTGCAGCCCTTCAGCTACGACCTCCAAGCCAAGGCGCTGATGAACTACTCGGAGCTGTGGAGAGCCAGTTTCAGGGGGACTTTTTGTGGATCCGCAGCCGCGCCATGTAAAGGGAACTGTGGCGTGTGCGGCAAAGCGGAGCCGGGACTGAAGCAGCCGCTGCTGACGCCGGGCAGCAGGGTGGTGAAACCGCAGGTGATCCACCAGGCCTTGGCCGTGCCCAGCAGCGGCTCACTCTACTATCTCAACTATCTGGACACTGCGTACCAACAATCGGAGCTGCTAGCCGGACACTGGTTCTCCAGCCCGCAGGCCCAGGCCTCTCTGTCGGCGCACCACAGACTCTTGCTGCTGGAGAACGCCAAGCTGGCCGGGGTTGGGACAGAGAAACTGCCAACACCTCAGTACCCACACAAAGAACATCTGCCGGGGCAGCTGGACCAGATAGTGAAGGACAACCACGGCCTGAGCGCAGAGAAGAACGGCGTCAAGACGCACAGTAAACTCGGCAGCGGCGCGGCAGACGGAAAACCTAAAAACTTCACGTGTGAAGTGTGTGGAAAG GTTTTTAACGCCCATTACAATCTGACCAGACACATGCCGGTGCACACCGGGGCCCGGCCCTTCGTGTGTAAAGTGTGCGGGAAAGGGTTCCGTCAGGCCAGCACGCTGTGCAGACACAAGATCATCCACACACAG GAAAAGCCTCATAAATGCAACCAGTGTGGTAAAGCGTTTAACAGAAGCTCCACGCTCAACACTCACGTACGGATCCACGCCGGATACAAACCTTTCGTCTGTGAGTTCTGCGGGAAAGGCTTCCACCAGAAAG GAAACTACAAGAACCACAAGCTGACACACAGCGGGGAGAAGCAGTACAAATGCTCCATCTGCAACAAGGCCTTCCACCAGATCTACAACCTGACCTtccacatgcacacgcacaacGACAAGAAGCCCTTCACCTGCGCCACGTGCGGCAAAGGCTTCTGCCGCAACTTCGACCTGAAGAAACACATCAGGAAGCTGCACGACAACAGCTTCTCCTCGGCCACAGAGGCCTccagagagctgcagagctga
- the cep15 gene encoding centrosomal protein 15 isoform X2, giving the protein MVRTQESVKLLRMGATVPEEMELIEKHEEILGRRAQLLEQMESHREQLQIQRKQQLREFEAARHRNNTLLQDLQKIEERLRGKQLPHPNLLALETKYWASVEESTPAWEHFLLGKGPHPTDDPGQPPRRAKQKPGTAKNQGLPPRPKPRSAR; this is encoded by the exons ATGGTTAGGACTCAAGAAAGTGTTAAGTTACTAAGAATGGGTGCTACTGTACCCGAAGAGATGGAATTAATTGAGAAACACGAGGAAAT tttaggaagGAGAGCACAGCTGCTGGAGCAGATGGAGAGccacagagagcagctgcagaTCCAGAGGAAGCAGCAGTTGAGGGAGTTTGAGGCTGCTCGCCACAGGAACAATACACTGCTGCAG GATTTACAGAAGATAGAGGAACGCCTCAGAGGGAAACAGCTGCCCCATCCAAACCTCCTCGCTCTGGAG aCAAAATATTGGGCGTCTGTGGAAGAGTCCACCCCGGCCTGGGAGCACTTCCTCCTGGGTAAAGGCCCACACCCCACTGACGACCCAGGACAGCCACCCAGGAGAGCCAAGCAGAAACCTGGCACAGCTAAAAACCAGGGCCTGCCTCCTCGCCCCAAACCCAGGTCTGCTAGATAG